A portion of the Acipenser ruthenus chromosome 38, fAciRut3.2 maternal haplotype, whole genome shotgun sequence genome contains these proteins:
- the LOC117971747 gene encoding LOW QUALITY PROTEIN: DNA-binding death effector domain-containing protein 2-like (The sequence of the model RefSeq protein was modified relative to this genomic sequence to represent the inferred CDS: deleted 2 bases in 1 codon), producing the protein MAAAGTRRLAISQCWEEAACLSFYGMQSLHEIFEVVGSHLTDSDLEVLSFLLDETYPATHPLDPAGWAVDLEGRAGATCPRLQAAMQRYHGRRGSSTTGELGFCAAGVHKPKDGVELLLELERRGVCDESNLTHLLQLLRILTRHDLMPFVTQKKRRTVSPERCSYGSVISGAEEEEEEEGVRKSAAETEGAGRGQWRAGVDPNRQSSWLQTPQGQEAQEQKTQQPPQEGRRRRRRKGGGGQGQQHIFAQDRVTCDVRLRVRAEYCDHETALRRGVSSSKPGLAERQFDLFSQADALIRSRDLGAIVCDIKFSDLSYLDAFWKDYLSGALLEALKGVFITDSLRRAVGREAVELLVSVDEEDYAEGRRRLLGDRGQPLR; encoded by the exons ATGGCGGCGGCGGGGACACGGCGGCTGGCCATATCTCAGTGCTGGGAGGAGGCGGCGTGTCTCTCTTTCTACGGAATGCAGTCGCTGCATGAAATATTCGAGGTGGTCGGCTCCCACCTCACCGACAGCGACCTCGAGGTCCTGTCCTTTCTGCTGGACGAGACGTACCCGGCCACGCACCCGCTCGACCCGGCCGGCTGGGCGGTGGATCTGGAAGGCCGGGCCGGCGCCACTTGCCCGCGGCTGCAAGCGGCAATGCAGCGGTACCACGGCCGGCGTGGAAGCTCGACCACCGGGGAGCTGGGCTTCTGCGCGGCCGGCGTGCACAAGCCCAAAGACGGCGTGGAGTtgctgctggagctggagaggaGGGGCGTGTGCGATGAGTCCAACCTCACCCACCTTCTACAGCTGCTGCGCATTCTGACCCGACACGACCTGATGCCGTTTGTGACCCAGAAAAAAAGGAGGACAg TGTCTCCGGAACGCTGCAGCTACGGCTCTGTGATCTCGGgcgcggaggaggaggaggaggaggagggcgtgAGGAAGAGCGCGGCGGAGACGGAAGGGGCAGGCAGGGGGCAGTGGAGAGCAG GGGTCGACCCGAACAGGCAG TCCAGCTGGCTCCAAACGCCCCAGGGGCAGGAAGCGCAGGAGCAGAAAACTCAACAGCCCCCCCAGGagggcaggaggaggaggaggaggaagggggggggggggcaggggcaACAGCACATCTTCGCTCAGGACAGAGTCACCTGTG acGTGCGCCTGCGTGTGCGCGCGGAGTACTGCGATCACGAGACAGCTCTGCGCAGGGGCGTGTCCTCCAGCAAGCCGGGCCTCGCGGAGCGGCAGTTCGATCTCTTCAGCCAGGCCGACGCGCTGATCCGCTCGCGGGACCTCGGTGCCATCGTGTGCGACATCAAGTTCTCGGACCTGTCCTACCTGGACGCCTTCTGGAAGGACTACCTGAGCGGCGCGCTGCTCGAGGCCCTGAAAGGCGTCTTCATCACAGACTCGCTCCGCAGGGCGGTGGGCAGGGAGGCCGTGGAGCTGCTGGTCAGCGTGGATGAGGAGGACTACGCGGAGGGCAGGAGGAGGCTGCTGGGAGACCGCGGGCAGCCACTgcgctga